Proteins encoded together in one Telopea speciosissima isolate NSW1024214 ecotype Mountain lineage chromosome 6, Tspe_v1, whole genome shotgun sequence window:
- the LOC122665846 gene encoding uncharacterized protein LOC122665846: MKKAYDKVEWDFLQSVLLKLGFSEKWVNLVLSCLKTVSYSLVINGAIKGKVVPFRGIRQRDPLSPALFILCSQALSAVIAHVEQQGLINGIRVKNRSEPMTHLLFTDDCCLFFELKLEEVCSLKDCVDLYCRASGQAINFKKSSVSFSLNMAMRFRRWFSLILKVSYIKGPSKYLGLPTDFGVSEAALFQELADKVGQRFSGWKNWLLSHAGKEIMLKSVALSMGNYANSHFKLPASHHSQIRKEATSFFWGDGSDKQKIHWIAWHRLCRSKDNSGLGFRDPELQNKVLLSRMAWRLWNELDSMWGRFMKAIYFPKGDFLSVRLGAHPSWA; encoded by the coding sequence CTTAAGACAGTCTCTTACAGCCTTGTTATTAATGGTGCGATCAAGGGGAAGGTGGTCCCCTTTAGGGGGATCCGCCAAAGAGATCCTCTATCCCCAGCCCTCTTCATTCTCTGTTCACAGGCTTTAAGTGCAGTTATAGCCCATGTTGAGCAACAGGGCCTGATTAATGGGATCAGGGTCAAGAACAGATCTGAGCCGATGACACATCTTCTCTTCACAGATGATTGCTGCTTGTTCTTTGAATTGAAGCTTGAGGAAGTGTGCAGCTTGAAAGATTGTGTGGACCTTTACTGCAGGGCGAGTGGTCAAGCCATTAATTTCAAGAAGTCCTCAGTGTCCTTTAGCCTGAACATGGCTATGCGCTTTAGAAGGTGGTTTTCTCTCATCCTCAAGGTTTCTTACATAAAAGGGCCATCGAAGTACCTGGGGTTACCTACTGACTTTGGGGTGTCTGAGGCAGCTCTCTTCCAAGAACTTGCAGATAAGGTGGGGCAGCGGTTCTCAGGTTGGAAGAATTGGTTATTATCACATGCAGGGAAGGAGATCATGCTCAAGTCCGTTGCCCTCTCAATGGGAAACTATGCCAACTCCCACTTTAAGTTACCGGCTTCTCATCACTCTCAGATTCGCAAGGAGGCCACGAGTTTCTTTTGGGGGGATGGTTCTGATAAGCAGAAGATTCACTGGATTGCCTGGCATAGGTTATGCAGATCTAAAGATAATAGTGGTCTTGGTTTTCGAGATCCAGAGCTTCAGAATAAGGTGCTTCTTTCCAGAATGGCCTGGAGACTTTGGAATGAGCTTGACTCAATGTGGGGGAGGTTTATGAAGGCGATTTACTTTCCCAAAGGAGACTTCCTTTCGGTGCGATTGGGAGCACATCCGTCATGGGCTTAG